The Gemmatimonadaceae bacterium genome window below encodes:
- a CDS encoding ChaN family lipoprotein yields the protein MPTARFTQLALAATLAFTTACASAGRAPAATAASPSSPAALRVYDTKAARFISFDQLIDAAAKSDVVFFGEQHDDPATHSAEAAVLAAIGSRRGEVILTLEMFERDVQPLLDQYLAGTISEKNFLDGSRPWDRYTTDYRPMVELSRVHGWPVIAGNVPRRIASAVGKKGLAALDTMSKVERGYAAVENQCPKDAYYTKFAQTMTGHSAGGGPPTAGDATAMAKMTDLFYEAQCVKDETMGESIANAMAKWPGRLVYQVDGAFHSDAGLGTAARVIRRMPNARTVVLTGVPIADLSKANGKEHAAIADYVLFTRAPK from the coding sequence ATGCCTACCGCCCGCTTCACACAACTCGCGCTTGCCGCGACGTTGGCCTTCACCACGGCCTGCGCGTCCGCTGGCCGCGCGCCTGCGGCCACGGCTGCCTCTCCATCGTCGCCCGCCGCGCTGCGCGTGTACGACACCAAGGCGGCGCGGTTCATCAGCTTCGATCAACTCATCGATGCCGCGGCCAAGTCCGACGTGGTGTTCTTCGGTGAGCAGCACGACGATCCGGCCACGCATTCGGCCGAGGCCGCCGTGCTGGCGGCCATCGGTTCGCGTCGGGGCGAGGTGATCCTCACGCTGGAGATGTTTGAACGCGACGTGCAGCCGTTGCTCGATCAGTATCTCGCGGGCACCATTTCGGAAAAGAACTTTCTCGATGGGTCCCGTCCGTGGGATCGCTACACCACCGACTATCGCCCGATGGTGGAGCTGTCGCGCGTGCACGGCTGGCCCGTGATCGCTGGCAACGTGCCGCGTCGCATTGCCAGCGCGGTGGGCAAAAAGGGACTTGCGGCGCTCGACACCATGTCGAAGGTCGAACGCGGGTACGCGGCGGTCGAAAACCAGTGCCCCAAGGACGCGTACTACACGAAGTTCGCCCAGACCATGACGGGCCACAGCGCCGGTGGCGGTCCGCCGACGGCGGGTGACGCGACCGCGATGGCGAAGATGACCGACCTGTTCTACGAGGCGCAGTGCGTCAAGGATGAGACCATGGGAGAGTCCATCGCCAACGCGATGGCCAAATGGCCCGGTCGCCTCGTGTATCAGGTAGACGGCGCGTTTCACAGTGACGCGGGACTGGGTACTGCGGCACGCGTAATACGTCGCATGCCGAATGCCCGAACCGTCGTGTTGACCGGCGTGCCGATTGCGGACTTGTCGAAAGCCAACGGCAAGGAGCACGCGGCCATCGCGGACTACGTGCTGTTTACGCGGGCCCCGAAGTAG